ACTCGGGTGGATCGGCGTACGCGGACGAGCGGGTTGAGGCGTCTGCTGGCGCGGACAAGCCGGCACGCCCCGGCGGTCGATGGGCGACAGTTAAGCGCGCGGGTCGTGTCGGAGTTCGTGAGAACGAGATGTTACCGACCGTCGACCGCGACCGCGGGAACGAACCGGACGTGAGCTTCGTCGTGCCGGCGGCCGACGAGGAGGCCTACCTCAGGGGGACCCTCGCCAGCATCGTCGCCCTCGATACGGCCTACGAGTACGAGCTGATCGTCGTCGACGGCGACTCGAGCGACGCCACGCCCGCGATCGCCCGCGAGTACGACGCGATGGTGTGCAGCCAGCGCGAGGGCGGAATCGGCGCCGGCCGTCACCTCGGCGCCGAGGCGGCCCGCGGCGAGTGGCTCGCCTTCGTCGACGCCGACACCGTCCTGCGGGCGGCGTACCTGACGCGGATGCTCGGCTACGTCGAGGCCGAGGGGCTGGCCGGGGCCTCCTCGTACTGCCGGATGACCGGTCCCCTCCGGGCGAAGGTGATGGAGGCGACGATCAACTGCGTCTTTCCGCGCCTCGACCGGCCGATCCTGCCGGGGTTCAACTGCTTCGTCCACCGGGCCGCCTACGAGGCGGTCGGGGGCTTTCCGGACGTCCCCAACGAGGACACGGCGTTCAGCCGCGAACTCGCCCGCCACGCGCCGACGGGCTACTGTCCCGCCGTCCTCGTCGAGAACTCGGGGCGCCGGATCGCCGAGAGCGGTCTCACCGGCACCGCCTGGCACTACGCGACCCTCGACGTCGGCCGCATCCGATCGGGGTACTGAGCCGGCGCCACCCGCGCTTCTTTCCCCCTCCACTCCGTACCGCGAAGCGTGCAACCGCTCGAACTGCCCGAAATCGGACTCGGTACGATGGGGATCGACGACTCCGGCGTGGTCGCGACCGCCCTCGAGGTCGGCTACCGCCACCTCGACACGGCACAGATCTACGGGAACGAGGCCGTCGTCGGCGAGGGGATCGACCGCGCCGACGTCCCCTGCGAGGAGGTCGTCGTCGCGACGAAGGTGTGGGCCGACAGCCTCGCGCCCGCCGACGTTCGCCGGACGACCGAGGAGAGCCTCGAGCGGCTGGGACTCGATCGGGTCGACCTGCTGTACGTCCACCGGCCGATCGAGACCTACGAACCCACGGAGACGCTGCCCGCGTTCGACGATCTCGTCGCCGGCGGGCTGGCCGGCCACGTCGGTCTGAGCAACTTTTCGAGCGCGGACCTCGAGACCGCCCGCGGGGTCCTCGAGGCGCCGGTCGCCGCCCACCAGGTCGAGTTCCACCCGCTGTTTCGGCCCGTCGACCTCCTCGCGGACGCCCGCGAGCGCGGCTACCCGCTCGTCGCTTACTCGCCGCTCGCCGGCGGGCGGGCCGGCGAGATCGACGAACTCGTCGCCGTCGCAGAGAGACACGACACGACCCCCGAGGCGGTGAGCCTCGCCTGGCTCCTGACGAAAGAGCGCGTGGTCCCGATCCCGAAGGCGAGCAGCCGGGCCCACCTCGAGGCCAACCTCGCAGCCGTCGACCTCGCGGACGAACTCGAGCCCGCCGAGATCGAGCGGATCGACGCGATCGACCGCACCGAGGAGCTGTTCCCCGAGTAGCCGCCGGGCCAACGGTTTTGGCCGGCGTCCGCCTACGGATCGTATGAGCCAGGTCCCGCCGGAAGCCGAGCGACTGCTCGAGAGCGATCCCCTGATGGCCCACCTCGCGACCTGCGTCGATCGCCGCCCGCACGTCGCGCCGGTGTGGTACCGCTACGAGGACGGCGTCGTCGAACTGACGACCGGCGGCCGAAAGCTCGAGAACCTCCGCGAGAACCCGCGGGTGGCGCTCTCGATCCAGAAGGACGAGGGCGGCGACGCCCGCTGGATGGTGTCGCTGCTCGGCACCGCGCGGGTCGTCGCGGACGGGGCGGAATCTGAGGCGGCGCTCGCCCGGATCAACGAGAAGTACGGCGCGAGCCAGGACGCCTACGCCGAGAACGCGCTGGTCCGCGTCGACGTGGGGTCGGCGACGTACCGGACCTACTGACGATCCGACCGCGTCTCACACGGGCCACTGTACGTCGGCTCCGGCGCACCCGGAGTCCCGGTAGTTGCGCCAGGACGGCGGGGCAGGGGACCGTCTCAGCCCTCGAGTCGCTCGCGGGCCGCCGCGATCACCAGCGGCAGGGTGATCGTCGCGTCGGCGTACACCGAGACGTTCTCTGCACCTTTCTCGAGCTTGCCCCACGAGCGGGCCTCCTCGAGGGTCGCCCCCGAGAGGCCGCCGGTCTGGGGCGAGTCCATCGTGAGCTGGACGGCGTAGTCGTACGCACCGGGGGTGACGAGCATCGTCTGGAGGGTGAAGTTCTTGGGCACGCCGCCGCCGACGACGAACGCTCCCGACTGTTCGGCCTCGAACGCGAGATCCGTCAGCGGCGTCATGTCCGCGAGCGCGTCGAGCGAGAACGGCCCGGTCTGGGAGTACATCCAGGCCTGCAGTCCCAGCACCGAGTCCTGAACCGCCGGGCAGTAGATCGGCACGTCGTGCTCGTACGCCGCCGCGGCGATCCCGGCGTCTTCCTCGATTTCGTCGCGCTCGTTTACCTCGGCGTTCGCACGGCCGAGTTCGCGGGTGAGCCGCTCGATGGAGACGGGACCGCTCTCGTCGGCTTCCGACTCGAGCACCGGGAACACTTCCGTTCGGAGATGGGACTCGAACTCCGCGAAGTGCTCCTGGGGGAGGTAGACGTTGTAGATGCGGTCGACGCCCTCGTCGCGCAGCGTCTCGTCGTGCTCGCGTTCGGTCTTCCCCTCGGAGTGAACGCACCCGTGGTGGTGTTTCCCGCCGATGGCCTCGATCGAGTCGTGCGTGAGGTTCGCCCCCGTGGTCACGAGCGCGTCGATGTACCCGTCGCGGAGCAGGTCGGAGACGATCCGGCGCATTCCGGACGGGACCATCGCCCCGGCGAGTCCGAAGAAGACGGTGACGTCGTCGGCGAACATCGCCTCGGCCACGTCGACGGCCTCGTGGAGGGAGGTCGCGCCGACGCCGGCTTTCCCGTACTCCGCGGCGAGTTCGCCGACGGTCATCCCCGCGCGGGCCTCGGCGTGGCCGATCGGGTCGTGAGAAAATATCTCCCGGCCGGGTTCGTGATGGTGGTCGTGCTCGTGCTCTGAGTCCTCGGTCATGCCCTCGAGTGTGCGCGCCGGGCGTTTGAACGCCGCGGTTCGCGGCGGGCCGCGCTCGTCACGACTACGGAACCCGAGAACGAGGACGACGGACCCGTCGGCCGCTACAGTCCCGTCGGTACGTCGAGGTACGTCGTCTCGAGGCCCCACTCCTCGACGATGCCCCGTACCGCCCGGACGCCGAACGTCTCCGTCGCGTAGTGGCCGGCCAGGACGACGTGGATACCCGCCTCTCTGGCCTCGTGGTAGGCCTGCTGTTTCCCCTCGCCCGTAACCAGTGCGTCCGCGCCGACCGCCTCGGCCTCCGCGAGCCAGTCGGTACCGCTTCCGGTGACGATCGCGAGCTCCTCGATCTCGTCGGGACCGAACTCGAGCGTCCGAACCGGCCGTCCCCCGGTGTCGAGTTCCCCCTCGAGGCGGTCTCGAAGCCCCCCGATCGAGTACGGATCGGTCGCGACGCCTCGCTGGCCGACGAACTCCGGGCCGAGTTCCCCGAAGGGCGAACGGTCCTCGAGTTCCAGCAGGTCGGCGACGCCCGCCGCGTTGCCGAACTCCTGGTGGCCGTCAAGAGGGAGGTGAGAGACGTACAGCGCGAGGTCGTTCTCGAACAGGGGCTCGAGGCGATCGTACGTTCGCCCCGTCACGCGGTCGAACCCGCCCCAGGAGAGGCCGTGGTGGGTGACGAGGACGTCGGCTCCTGCGGCGGCGGCCTCCTCGAACGTCTGTGCGACGCCGTCAACGGCGAACGCGACGCACTCGACGGTTCCCTCCTCGGGGCCGACCTGCAGGCCGTTCGCGCTCGCGTCGAGGTCGGCGTAGGCGTCGGTCTCGAGCGTCTCGTCGAGCCGGTCGACGAACTCGGTGAGTTGCATAGGCGGCGGTTCGACGGCCGGGGTATTGTATCCGGCTGATTCAGCGCCGTCTGCGGCCCCGGTTCTCGCCCCTCGAGGAATCGACATCGTTTAGTGAATCGGTCGGTGATACCACCCATGAATCGTCCCGGCTGGCGAACATACCTCGTCACGCAGGCGTCGCGCTCCGAGGGGCGGTCGACGCCGGAGGTCGTCCGGGCGGCGATCGCAGGCGGGGTCGACGCGGTCCAGCTGCGAGAGAAGGGAACGGCCGCTCGATCGCGCTACGAACTCGGCTGCGAGCTGCGAGAGCTCACCGCCGCGGCCGGCGTCGACCTGCTCGTCAACGACCGCGCGGATCTCGCCCGGGCGATCGGCGCCGACGGCGTCCACCTGGGCCAGTCCGATCTCCCGGTCGCCGCCGCTCGAGAGCTGCTCGAGCCCGATGCGATCGTCGGCTGTTCGGCCTCGACGGTTCCCGAGGCCCGCAAAGCGGAAGCCGACGGCGCGAGCTACCTCGGCGTTGGTGCGGTGTACGGTACGTCCTCGAAGTCCGTCGCCGCGAAGAAGGACGGAGTCGGTACCGATCGGATCGCCGCGATCGCCGACGCTGTCTCGATTCCCGTGATCGGCATCGGCGGGATCACCGTCGAGAACGCCGCTCCGGTGGTCGAGGCGGGTGCCGCGGGTGTGGCGGTCATCAGCGAACTCACCGCCGCGGACGACCCGAAAGCGGCGACCGCGGCGCTCCAAGAGGCGGTTTCCGGCCGCTAAAAGAGTCGCCTACGGCGAGGCGGCGGCGCTCGAGAAGACGAACTCCCGCAGCAGCTTTCCGGCGAGGGCGGCGGCCTGGCCGTCGTCGCGGTCGTTCACCTCGACGACGTCGAACCCGGTCGCGTGCGGGGCGACCTCGCGAACCACGTCGCGCATCTCGCGGGGCTCGAGGCCGAACGGCTCCATCGTCCCCGTCCCGGGGGCGTAGGCGGGGTCTGCGCCGTCGACGTCGACGCTGAGGTAGACCTCGCGGCCCTCGAGGCGGTCATCGAAGGCGAAGTCGGCGACCGCTTCGGGCGGTACCACCGTCACGTCATCGGCGGCCGCCCGCTCCCACTCCGTCTCGCTGCCGGTGCGCGCGCCC
Above is a genomic segment from Natrononativus amylolyticus containing:
- a CDS encoding pyridoxamine 5'-phosphate oxidase family protein; amino-acid sequence: MSQVPPEAERLLESDPLMAHLATCVDRRPHVAPVWYRYEDGVVELTTGGRKLENLRENPRVALSIQKDEGGDARWMVSLLGTARVVADGAESEAALARINEKYGASQDAYAENALVRVDVGSATYRTY
- a CDS encoding glycosyltransferase; translated protein: MLPTVDRDRGNEPDVSFVVPAADEEAYLRGTLASIVALDTAYEYELIVVDGDSSDATPAIAREYDAMVCSQREGGIGAGRHLGAEAARGEWLAFVDADTVLRAAYLTRMLGYVEAEGLAGASSYCRMTGPLRAKVMEATINCVFPRLDRPILPGFNCFVHRAAYEAVGGFPDVPNEDTAFSRELARHAPTGYCPAVLVENSGRRIAESGLTGTAWHYATLDVGRIRSGY
- the thiE gene encoding thiamine phosphate synthase encodes the protein MNRPGWRTYLVTQASRSEGRSTPEVVRAAIAGGVDAVQLREKGTAARSRYELGCELRELTAAAGVDLLVNDRADLARAIGADGVHLGQSDLPVAAARELLEPDAIVGCSASTVPEARKAEADGASYLGVGAVYGTSSKSVAAKKDGVGTDRIAAIADAVSIPVIGIGGITVENAAPVVEAGAAGVAVISELTAADDPKAATAALQEAVSGR
- a CDS encoding aldo/keto reductase — protein: MGIDDSGVVATALEVGYRHLDTAQIYGNEAVVGEGIDRADVPCEEVVVATKVWADSLAPADVRRTTEESLERLGLDRVDLLYVHRPIETYEPTETLPAFDDLVAGGLAGHVGLSNFSSADLETARGVLEAPVAAHQVEFHPLFRPVDLLADARERGYPLVAYSPLAGGRAGEIDELVAVAERHDTTPEAVSLAWLLTKERVVPIPKASSRAHLEANLAAVDLADELEPAEIERIDAIDRTEELFPE
- a CDS encoding Nif3-like dinuclear metal center hexameric protein; translated protein: MQLTEFVDRLDETLETDAYADLDASANGLQVGPEEGTVECVAFAVDGVAQTFEEAAAAGADVLVTHHGLSWGGFDRVTGRTYDRLEPLFENDLALYVSHLPLDGHQEFGNAAGVADLLELEDRSPFGELGPEFVGQRGVATDPYSIGGLRDRLEGELDTGGRPVRTLEFGPDEIEELAIVTGSGTDWLAEAEAVGADALVTGEGKQQAYHEAREAGIHVVLAGHYATETFGVRAVRGIVEEWGLETTYLDVPTGL
- a CDS encoding deoxyhypusine synthase, producing MTEDSEHEHDHHHEPGREIFSHDPIGHAEARAGMTVGELAAEYGKAGVGATSLHEAVDVAEAMFADDVTVFFGLAGAMVPSGMRRIVSDLLRDGYIDALVTTGANLTHDSIEAIGGKHHHGCVHSEGKTEREHDETLRDEGVDRIYNVYLPQEHFAEFESHLRTEVFPVLESEADESGPVSIERLTRELGRANAEVNERDEIEEDAGIAAAAYEHDVPIYCPAVQDSVLGLQAWMYSQTGPFSLDALADMTPLTDLAFEAEQSGAFVVGGGVPKNFTLQTMLVTPGAYDYAVQLTMDSPQTGGLSGATLEEARSWGKLEKGAENVSVYADATITLPLVIAAARERLEG